One genomic segment of Tachyglossus aculeatus isolate mTacAcu1 chromosome 17, mTacAcu1.pri, whole genome shotgun sequence includes these proteins:
- the LOC119939633 gene encoding permeability factor 2-like, whose protein sequence is MSRGLDFHRSPSSSSSSSPGLPQKLLLLLLLLLLHVSAQRAQAAPPGARLATELRCQCVKTTQGIHYSNMAKVEVIPAGPYCANIEVIVTLKNGKNVCLNPEAPRVKKLIEKMLNGKEGKD, encoded by the exons ATGAGCCGCGGCCTCGACTTCCaccgctccccttcctcctcctcctcctcctccccggggctCCCCCAAaaactgctgctcctgctgctcctgctgctgctgcacgtGTCCGCCCAGCGCGCCCAAG CTGCCCCTCCGGGAGCTCGCCTGGCCACGGAGCTGCGCTGTCAGTGTGTGAAGACCACGCAGGGCATCCACTACTCCAACATGGCCAAAGTGGAGGTCATCCCCGCAGGACCCTACTGCGCCAACATCGAAGTCAT AGTCACCTTGAAGAATGGAAAGAATGTCTGTTTGAACCCTGAAGCCCCCCGAGTCAAAAAACTCATCGAAAAGATGCTAAACGG aaaagaaggaaaggactGA